From the Ignavibacteria bacterium genome, the window CGAACAACGCTCCAACACCTACATAAAGATCGTCATGTACTTGGAGAAGTGCCATCTGATGAAGTCGCAGGTAATCAAAGGCCATTGGCTGCTCACCTGGTATAGGAACAGTATGAATGCCATTGATCGTGAATCCGCCAAAAACTGGGGAGCCTTCAGGAGAGCTTGAACCTAGACCGTACGTGCTTTGTGTGAAGTCGTAATACCGCCAGTCGATAAGGAACTGCCAACGGTCCTTACTTGAGAACAGCGTCGACTGCGTTGTGATGATCGTCTGATCCTTGGTGGTGATCGAGACCGAACCTTGCGACGAAGATATCCGCGTGTCCTTTGCCGAACCAAGATAGTATCCCGCCTGAGCACCGAAGCCCAACATCAATCCATTGTTCGGATTGGCTGCAATGAACGGCAAGAGAAAGAGGGACAGCGGCGGCGTCTCTGCACCGGCACTTGTGTCCATCGCAAGTCTTGTTAATCTGATCTCTTCCTCAACGGACCGTAAGCCGACCAGATCCATGAGGTCCTCTGAAGCTCCTAACTTCTTGAGCAGAGGAAGATTCTTCAACGTGTCATTATCCTGACCTACAACTGTTGTTGCACCCACAACCATCAGGACAAGAATGACTGCGCTCCTCATGTCGCAAAACTAGCACATTAGCACACTAGCACACTAGCACATTAGCACATTTAGCATTACTCATACCTCAACGCCTCGATCGGATCCAGGTTGGCAGCTCTCCACGCAGGATAGAGTCCAAAGCCAATACCGATAATGGTGCAGATAACGATGCTGAAGACCACCGTACCCCACGGGAGGACATAGACGATGGAGGGCATGTTATTGAATCGCAATATCTCTGTCACTGCCCACGACGTTCCAAGTCCGCCGATCATGCCGGTGAGGCCCCCTAACTGACAGAGGGTGATGCTCTCGATGAGGAACTGTCGGACGATCCACGACTTGCGTGCACCGAGTGCCTTGCGTACGCCGATCTCCCGTGTGCGTTCTTTGACGCTCACAAGCATCATGTTCATGATGCCAATGCCGGCAGCTACTAAGGCTCCGAGTCCACTGATCCATGCCACAACAAGGAGGGCTGTTGAGAATCCGGAGAACTGTCCGGTCAATGCATCATTCCTATCCAACTCAAAGTTGTTGTCCTCCCACGGCTTCACCTTGCGTAGTGAACGCATGATGCCAATGGCTTCGTCCTGGGTGGCCTCGAGTTGGAACTTGGATTCGGCCTTGACGGAGATGTCGACGCTGGCATCCCACTCAGATGTGTAGTACTTGTTGAAGACGGTGATGGGGATCAAGACACGGTTGTCCTGACTTTCTCCGATAACCCCGCCCTTTGCCTCGAGAATGCCGATGACCGTGAACTGCTGATTACGGATGGAGATCGTTCTACCAATGCAGGATTCACCGTTGAAGAGTGTGTTTACGATATCAGTGCCAAGGATCGCAACATTGCGCGAAAGGACCACTTCCGACTCCATCACGGGGCGTCCGTCCGAGATGGTTGTGACGTTCACAGCAAAGTACAGATCATCGATTCCGATCAATGACACAGTAGGATTGGTGGACTCTTGTCCGGCCTTGATCGTATACCCGGGAGACGTGTTGCTAATGGTGATAAGCTTTGTGTTCGTCATCCTGTCACGAAACTGTTTCGCCTGATCATACGTGATGTTCTTTCTGCGTCTCATCTTGGCCCAGTTGGTGCCAAAGACGATGGTAGGTGTACGCTGGATCAAGAGGGAATTCTCACCGAGATCTGCCAATTGACCGTTGACGGCTTGTTGCAAGGTATTGGTGATGGAGGTAGAGGCGATGATGGCAAACACGCCAATGCCGATGCTGAGCAACGTGAGGCTCGACCGAAGCTTCTGGGAGCGGACGGCGTCAAGGGCGATCGTTATGGACTCAAAGATGTTCATTCGGATCGAAGTGCCTCAACGGGATCCAAACCCGATGCCTTGATCGCAGGAAGGAGTCCGGCCAACAGTCCTACCAGAATCGATACACCAACAGCAATGCCCAAGAGGTCAAACGGGACAAGGGGGCTCACCACACTCGCCCAATCTTGTTCGAAAACATTCACGGCAAGGTATTGCGCCGAACCAACGATGATCTGGGCGATAGGGAAGGCAATGAGGGCACCGGCCACGCATAACATCGCAGACTCAATGAGAAACTGTGCCAGGATCGATGAGCGACGTGCTCCGATCGCCTTACGAATGCCGATCTCCTTGGTGCGCTCCGTAACGGAGACGTACATGATGTTCATGATGCCGATGGAGCCAACGATGAAGGCGAGAAGGGTAAGCCCCATTCCAACCACCCATATCCCAAGTCGAATGTTCTTTGCTTGCTGATCGAAGGCCTTCATCTCATTGATGCTGAAGTCATCTTCGTCCGCAGGTGCAACATTGCGGATGGATCTCATATGGCCAACTGCTTCGTCACGAACGATATCCAACATTCGCTCACTGCCGGCCTTGAGTCCTACAGAGAAGCTGCGATCGAAGAACCCAAACGATGAGCGAAATGCATACAGCGGAATGAAGACCTGATTGTCGATGAAATCCATGAAGAGGAATCCGCGTTTCTCAACCACACCAACGATGCGATACGGAACGCCGGCGATCTTTAGAGACTTTCCAACAGGAGATTCAGTCGGGAACAGGTTCTTCTTGATGTTGTAGCCAACAACAACAACCTTCTCAGCCTCGCGTTCTTCAACCTCGTTGAAGAATCTGCCTTCCTCCGTAGAACCGGCGGATGTGTTGCCATAGGTTGATGTGGTGCCCATGATCGAACACCTGAGACTGGTGTTGCCGAGGCTGACGGAACCGCCCCATTTGCGGGTGATGGGGATAGTCTCTTCGGCAGATTCCATACGAGCCGACAATGCCTCTGCTTGTTCAAGCGTGATGTCCTTGCGCGCCTCCATCATGCGCCAGTTACCGCCCCCTGCCCAATTCCATTTGTCGATATAGATCATGTCCTTGCCGATGATCGAGATGGTCTTCTCCCACACGGCGTCAAGTCCACCAATGGTCCAGCCCATAAGCACTACGAGCACCACACCAACCACCACACCGGCAGTGGTGAGAATGGAACGCATCAGATTCACACGCAAGGATGTGACGGCGATACGGAAAGATTCCTGGACTTCAGACAGACGTGGCATTGGGGTTCACCTCATCTGATTCGATCAAACCATCGCGCAACCGAATGATGCGATGGGCATGTCTGGCAACATCTTCTTCGTGTGTTACGAGGATCACCGTGTTCCCGCCACGCCACAGATCGCCGAACAACTTCATGATGTCCTGTCCGGTCTTTGTATCGAGGTTCCCCGTTGGTTCATCCGCAAGAATGATGGAGGGGGCTGTCACAAGCGCCCGAGCAATCGCAACACGCTGACGTTGTCCGCCGGAGAGTTCATTCGGTCGGTGATCCATTCGATCGGCAAGACCAACACGTGTGATGGCTTCGATCGCTCTCTTACGTCGCTCCTCACTTTTCAATCCAGCATAGACAAGTGGAAGCTCCACATTCTGCAGCGCAGTTGCGCGCGGCAAAAGGTTGAAGGTCTGAAAGACGAATCCGATCTCCTTGTTGCGAATGGCAGCAAGATCATCGTCATCCATCTCGCTCACGTTCTGTCCGTTGAAGAAGTACGTGCCGGATGTAGGTGTATCCAAACAGCCGAGCATGTTCATCAACGTGGACTTGCCGGAGCCCGATGGCCCCATGATCGCAACGTATTCGTTCTTGCCTAGAGTGAGAGAGACGTGGCGAAGGGCGAAGACCTCTTCGTGACCCATCTCGTAGCGTTTGACGAGATCTGCGATCTCGATGATGTTCTCACTCATTGTTCCTGCCTCAGGCGGCGGAACCGATCCTGACGTGCTTCGGGGTCTTCAACACGAACCTGTGCGCCGGGCTTGAGAAGCTTGCTGATGGCCTGGTAGGGACTTGTGACGATAGACTCGTCCTTCTTCAGTCCTGACACGATCTCGATGAATCCGTCATCGCTGATGCCGGTCTTCACGACGCGAGATTGTACGGTTCCATTTGAGTAGATCCAAACCATGCTCTCCGGACGCGACTTGCGCTTCTCAATAGCATCCTTCTTGTTCTCCATTCGCGGATCGGATGCACCGTTGGCTTGATCTCCGCTCTGCTTCACTGTAACGGCCTGGATAGGAATACTGACAACATTGCTCTTCGTTTCTGTTTCGATGTCTACGCTGCAGGACATGCCGGGACGCATGCGCCCATCCTTATCGATAAGGCGAATGCGGACTTGGAAGTTGACAACTTCTTCTTGCGTTCCTTGACCACTCACCTTTGGTGAATGGGAGATCTCATAGACGATGCCGCGCATCGAAACATCCGGAAGAGCATCGATGCGGACGCGCGCCGTATCACCAAGGGATATCATGGCAACATCGTTCTCATCAACGTCCACCCAGGCATTCATCACGCGCAGGTCTGCGATGCGCATCATTTCTGTGCCCTGCATTTGTGCAGTGCCGACAACTTTTTCGCCACTCTCCACTCCCAAGTAGGTAACAATACCACTCATTGGCGAGAAGATCGTTGTGCGGCTTGCAGTGGCCTGTGTTTGTTGCAGCGCCCCCTGAGCACGTTGATAGTCTGATCGTGTCTGCGCATAACGACCCGATGCTGATTCATAGGCTGCACGAGCGCGATCGAGTTCTTCTTTAGAGGCGTATTCTTTTTTGTAGAGTTCGTTGATCCGTTTGAGGTCAGACTCTGTCCGGTCGAGTTCAGCTTTTGCAACGTTGATGGAGAGCCGTGTTGATTCAGTTGCAGCACGAGTCTGCGACAATTGCGTCTCCATAATGTCGGGCTGGATCCGCACAAGAAGTTGGCCCTTGTTGACCGTGTCTCCGTCTCGAACTCCAAGGAAGATGATCTCGCCGCTTGCCTCCGACGAAACCTTGACCATGAGCTCCGGTTGGAGTCGGCCAATAGCACTCACCGATTGTGTGATCGTGCGTATCTGCGCCGGTTCAACGCTAACAAGTACCGGCCCATCCTTACGTCCGGCTATGAACCACGCAGCAGCAGCGGCGATCACAGCGAACAAGACGATGAGGGTGATGATGAGACCCTTGCGGGAAGATTTCTTTGCCATGATCACAGATCTCCGTAGGTGCCAACCGTGAATTCAACATAGGTTGCGGCGTCGTGATAGGCATAGACCGCCGTGACGCGATTCACGCGTGCCGTGATAAGCTGGTTGTTCGCCGTCTGAACATCGAGCAAGGTTGCAGAACCAACATTGAAACGTTCTTGTACGGCGTTGAAATTGATCGTTGCAGACTTGATCGCTCTGTCCGTGATCTCAAGCCCCTTTTCAGCGGCTCCAAGTTGGAGATAGGCACTGCGGATGTTGGTACGGATCTGATTCTCTAACCGTGCCAAGGACATTGCCTGCCTCGTATGTGTTAACTGTGCGTTCTCGATACGAAGGTTGGTATTGAACTGATCGAAGACAGGGATTCGAAGGTTGATACCGATATAGACTTGGCCTTGACGATCGAAGTCTGCGATGTTGAAGTTGCGCCATGTATAACCACCATTCGCGGACAACGTAGGCCAATACCCGGCACTGGCAGTCGTGATACCTGATTCCGCAGCATCCACACGCTTGCGAGAAGCATTGATATCGGGACGAGATTCAAAGGCGCGCTGGATGGACACGGTCTCCGGTCCGATCTTCTGCCTGAACGTCTCAACGTTCTGTGCTGTTGCCTCTGAGGGGATCGATGTCTCGTCCACCTCGATGATCTGTGTTGGGTTCACACTCATGGAAGCAAGCAACTGTGCTTTTGCAACATCAAGATCATTCTGTGCTGTGACAACACTGACTTCTTGGTTGGCGAGTTCGGTCTCTTGCGACATCACCTGTTGGATCGTGGTTCGGCCACTTTCCTTCAGAGCCTTCACCCGTTCAAAGGTAGCCTGGCTCAGCGCCAGATTCTCGCGACGTGCATTGAGAAGCTGTTGTTTGCGTAGCACGTCGATGTACTTCCGCGTGATGTCATAGGCGGCGAAGAGTCGGTTGAATCGCACGTCCGATGTAGTTGCTTCAACGTTGCTCTGAGCAGCATCATATTGAGCTTCGCGCTGGAAGCCATTGAACAGCGTAAGATTCAGAAAGCCGTTCAGTCCATAGGTGTTGGGAAGGGGCTGACCCACAATCGGAACACCGTTCACGATGGAGAATTGTTCTCTGAGGTTTGTCAGCTGACGCGAATAATTGGCGGTGATCTCAGCTGATGGCAGGTAGGCGCCAAAGGCCTGCGTGAGACCGGCACCGGCGGCTTTGGACGAGGCATAGGACTCTTGCAGGTCAAAGCTGTTCTGGATGCCGATCCGAATACATTCCTTCAGGGTTAACCTACCGGCACCGGATTCCTGTCCAAACCCCAGAAGTGGAATGAACAGCGCCGCAACTGCAACCAATATTCGGTAGATACGCGTCATACCATGCGCCTAGTGGTTTGTTTTCGATCGCTTCGCTGGTGATGGATCCTTGCTCCACCGTCGGCGCGGATCAGGGGATCGTAGCTCGCGCAACGTGATCGTCTCCGTTGTCTGGTGTGTACCCTTCACTTCGATTCCACCGGGAATGGTCATGGTGAATTTGTTCTCGACAGTGGCGAACTGATGAAGGATAACATTCAATGCACGATCAAACGTCACAAGCCCATAGCCGGCAAGTAACGACTGAGTTTGGAAAGAGTTGCCGCGTGATCGAAGAACCACCGCGCCGTTTCCTGTCTGTGTGTACTGAATGCGCAGGGTTTTGCGTCCGAGCGTATCGAAGTGATCAAGTACACGCCAAAAATTCTGTTGAATGAGCACAGGATTTGGTACTGCATTCTCGACGAGAAGGACGGTATCCTGGGAGAGCCAACTTTGTTGTTGACGCCCGCATGACGTATCGATGATCGGCAGGAGCATCGGTTGGAAAGCCCCGCCGGGAGAAACCGTAGCCGACGTGTCGTTGTCCGATCGTGCATATGCTCGGTGACCAAGACGATCTATGCCGATGAACTGACGTCGGCCGATCCATGGGTGGGTTGTGCGTGTTGTGGTATCGACTCCGCGCACATGACGTTCAGCGGCGAACACAAGCCCCATTGTCAGATGCATGATACCTGATGGAGAGACAGAGTCGCAGATGATCTTATAAGCCTCGCTGCGGAACTTGGCAAAACGTTGACCGCTGACGACGTCTACGCTGTCCATCGCCTCGAGGGTGTAGATAAGTGTGTCACCTGTGCGCAGATCATACGAGAAACACAAGGTGTCTTTGCCCAACACGAGTGGCTTGCCGCCGGGTACGATGTTGAACTGTGCAACCCCGGCAGCAGTGGCCGAGAGGAAGCAGAGAGTGAGGAAGAGACTGCGGATCACTTCTTTTCTGTACGTCGTTTGACAGTGAAGGTCAGGTGCGTATCTACCGGTATGATCATTTCCTGTTGTCCGCTCAGAGACATCCGTGTGTCACTCGTTACATCACCGATGGTGATCACCGTCATGCCAGTCTTCTCTTCAACATAGCAACGCGAGCGGAACGTGCCCGAGCCGTCCACGTCCATGTCGATCCCATTTGTTGAGATCGTTCCGCGTTGGTCAAAGGACGAAGACTCCGTCTCGATCAACCAGCAGCGTACTCCCATTGTGTCTCGAACACCGCGGTAGGTATTCTTGAGCGTCATTGTGGTGTAGATGTGACCATCGCCCTGACCCGAGGCAATGGTATCGGTAACGGTGCGGATCCAGGAATCTCCGATGCGGACTTCCTTGACCGGGAAGACCGTATTGATACGTTCCATGATGCGCATGGAGCTGAAGAGGGAGCTAGCTTCAGAGTTGCTTCCTCGGTCAACAGAGACGATTTTGGCCGTTGGGTCCAGCGTCATTGTCATCGTGGCGCCGTCGAATTGCGTCAACGCCATGGTCGTGTCCATGCCGGGCACATTCTCATCCATACCGCGCACCGAGACCGATGTTTTGGCATCGGAGAATGTGCAGGTGATGGACGAACGATCAAGCGTTGCGTCCGCCACGGCCATACTGATGCGGACCTTGTAGGAAATGTCATTTGTCATGTCCTGGCCCATCACGCTCATCTGTTGGGAAGTCGTTGTCTCAGCATCATACCGGAAGGTCATGTTCTTTTGAAGACGTAGGCGAAGCAGCGTAGCATCGCCTGGCATCATCTCTGTTGCGTGGGCCGCGAGGCTCGCAACAAGAACGATCGCAAGGAAGTGTGCGGTTCGAGACACAGACATCATACGGATGGTTACTCCAGGGCAGCCGCTTCGCGCTTCTTTGCGCGTTGGCGCATCGTGGTGTCGAGGATCTTTTTGCGCATACGCACCGAAGACGGTGTTACTTCCAGAAGTTCGTCGTCCTCAATGAACTCGATACATTGTTCGAGCGACATTTGGCGCGGTGCTTCCAGTTTCAAGAGACCGTCCGAGCCACTCGAACGCATGTTCGTGAGGTGCTTCATACGGCAGGCGTTCACACTCAGATCGTCTTCGCGGGCATTCTCACCGATGATCATGCCTTCGTAGATCGGCTGGCCAGCTTCGACAAAGAGAGTACCACGTACCTGCACCATTTCAAGTGCATAGGACGTGGACTGTCCGGTCTCCATCGACACAAGCGCTCCACGGAGTCGGCCACTGATAGGCCCCTTATATGGCTGATACGAATCGAAGGTATGGTGGATGATCCCCATACCACGTGTTGACGTAAGGAACTCCGTACGGAAACCGATGAGACCACGTGCGGGTACGAGGAAGTCGCAACGCACGCTATCATTTCCCGGCGTCATACCGGTCATCTCACCTTTGCGTTTGCCAAGGCTTTCGATCACCGTTCCCACGTGTTCTTGTGGAACGTCGACCATGACGTTTTCGATCGGTTCAACAAGAGCCCCCTTCTCATCACGACGGAAGAGTACTTCCGGACGTGACACAGCGAACTCATACCCTTCTCGGCGCATGGTCTCAATAAGAATAGCGAGCTGAAGTTCGCCTCGGCCCGATACCTTGAACACATCAGGGGAGTCAGAGTCCTCAACACG encodes:
- a CDS encoding efflux RND transporter periplasmic adaptor subunit, yielding MAKKSSRKGLIITLIVLFAVIAAAAAWFIAGRKDGPVLVSVEPAQIRTITQSVSAIGRLQPELMVKVSSEASGEIIFLGVRDGDTVNKGQLLVRIQPDIMETQLSQTRAATESTRLSINVAKAELDRTESDLKRINELYKKEYASKEELDRARAAYESASGRYAQTRSDYQRAQGALQQTQATASRTTIFSPMSGIVTYLGVESGEKVVGTAQMQGTEMMRIADLRVMNAWVDVDENDVAMISLGDTARVRIDALPDVSMRGIVYEISHSPKVSGQGTQEEVVNFQVRIRLIDKDGRMRPGMSCSVDIETETKSNVVSIPIQAVTVKQSGDQANGASDPRMENKKDAIEKRKSRPESMVWIYSNGTVQSRVVKTGISDDGFIEIVSGLKKDESIVTSPYQAISKLLKPGAQVRVEDPEARQDRFRRLRQEQ
- a CDS encoding ABC transporter permease; the encoded protein is MPRLSEVQESFRIAVTSLRVNLMRSILTTAGVVVGVVLVVLMGWTIGGLDAVWEKTISIIGKDMIYIDKWNWAGGGNWRMMEARKDITLEQAEALSARMESAEETIPITRKWGGSVSLGNTSLRCSIMGTTSTYGNTSAGSTEEGRFFNEVEEREAEKVVVVGYNIKKNLFPTESPVGKSLKIAGVPYRIVGVVEKRGFLFMDFIDNQVFIPLYAFRSSFGFFDRSFSVGLKAGSERMLDIVRDEAVGHMRSIRNVAPADEDDFSINEMKAFDQQAKNIRLGIWVVGMGLTLLAFIVGSIGIMNIMYVSVTERTKEIGIRKAIGARRSSILAQFLIESAMLCVAGALIAFPIAQIIVGSAQYLAVNVFEQDWASVVSPLVPFDLLGIAVGVSILVGLLAGLLPAIKASGLDPVEALRSE
- a CDS encoding ABC transporter ATP-binding protein, with product MIEIADLVKRYEMGHEEVFALRHVSLTLGKNEYVAIMGPSGSGKSTLMNMLGCLDTPTSGTYFFNGQNVSEMDDDDLAAIRNKEIGFVFQTFNLLPRATALQNVELPLVYAGLKSEERRKRAIEAITRVGLADRMDHRPNELSGGQRQRVAIARALVTAPSIILADEPTGNLDTKTGQDIMKLFGDLWRGGNTVILVTHEEDVARHAHRIIRLRDGLIESDEVNPNATSV
- a CDS encoding TolC family protein; translated protein: MTRIYRILVAVAALFIPLLGFGQESGAGRLTLKECIRIGIQNSFDLQESYASSKAAGAGLTQAFGAYLPSAEITANYSRQLTNLREQFSIVNGVPIVGQPLPNTYGLNGFLNLTLFNGFQREAQYDAAQSNVEATTSDVRFNRLFAAYDITRKYIDVLRKQQLLNARRENLALSQATFERVKALKESGRTTIQQVMSQETELANQEVSVVTAQNDLDVAKAQLLASMSVNPTQIIEVDETSIPSEATAQNVETFRQKIGPETVSIQRAFESRPDINASRKRVDAAESGITTASAGYWPTLSANGGYTWRNFNIADFDRQGQVYIGINLRIPVFDQFNTNLRIENAQLTHTRQAMSLARLENQIRTNIRSAYLQLGAAEKGLEITDRAIKSATINFNAVQERFNVGSATLLDVQTANNQLITARVNRVTAVYAYHDAATYVEFTVGTYGDL
- a CDS encoding ABC transporter permease, with product MNIFESITIALDAVRSQKLRSSLTLLSIGIGVFAIIASTSITNTLQQAVNGQLADLGENSLLIQRTPTIVFGTNWAKMRRRKNITYDQAKQFRDRMTNTKLITISNTSPGYTIKAGQESTNPTVSLIGIDDLYFAVNVTTISDGRPVMESEVVLSRNVAILGTDIVNTLFNGESCIGRTISIRNQQFTVIGILEAKGGVIGESQDNRVLIPITVFNKYYTSEWDASVDISVKAESKFQLEATQDEAIGIMRSLRKVKPWEDNNFELDRNDALTGQFSGFSTALLVVAWISGLGALVAAGIGIMNMMLVSVKERTREIGVRKALGARKSWIVRQFLIESITLCQLGGLTGMIGGLGTSWAVTEILRFNNMPSIVYVLPWGTVVFSIVICTIIGIGFGLYPAWRAANLDPIEALRYE